In Brassica napus cultivar Da-Ae chromosome C2, Da-Ae, whole genome shotgun sequence, the sequence aatatcatctactaggattgatagttttgtaatctgatctgttttaaatagaaaccctaaataatccgtatgataggttatattgatctgatttggatgtctttgagaatagataatccgtatgctaggttgatagattcatgataaaatctaatgtcttgaggtttaagattgtatgcaaGGTTCGATtttattgattgatctgattagaaatcatgaaaccctaattctagtcCTAACCTTAATCCGCATATCTGAaacttgaaaccctaaattcattATGCTTATGAGTtctattaaattgattgatctgattatatgtttttgaggtttggtaaattcggatactagatagATTACTTACAcacggtttatgctaaataccaatcagccttgaaactgattcattgaaattcatgcttgaaatctatattctagtattgctaaaatcagccttgaaactgattgagtgattaatgaatctttttactagtcttgctaaaatccattgattgttaaaccctaattgcatgattaattgaatccatTTTTGCTAGTcctgataaaccataatattatgagcacatagaaatagtattactgagacttgctagaaattgactgattgattaaatgcctttaagattgatagtctcatagtcctcacaagattgaaatccgaattgattgtttttaagagtaatgCCGCAtaaaaattatacctaaatattgagtgatatatgatttgagatatcgaaaatcaacctggattttgctgccctaaatctatctggagatcattatttacggtgggcattggatacaaagattattctaaagtcaaaaagacttgctGAATGTATCATAtaaggcaataatgccaatgagaaagattgatacagggtaatattaattattagtcatcatcttattaagagtctcaaagatcagtatctgaatatagagaatcctctagacctttggacagagttaaaaatcgagatatgatcaccaaagaacggtgttattaccaaaggccctatttgattggaagaatcccagaatccaggactataagtctgtggatgagtTTATTGCTAGCTgtgcaaaataatggattactgatgagaaacagtaaATTGAGACatcctggattaaccccattacctgataccaataaggccgcagaaaaaaaaaggtaaccacgtccagaatgatataccacacggtcatggccgtggagggtggaaaggacgtggccgtggccactataacacatttggccgtgggaatcactatggcagaggccgtgggtatcaacccaatttgagccatggtcaaggcagtggctgtggtatatcctttaaaccacaaagctcgaccaaatcagtgtgccatagatgtggaatggggaaccattgggctaagatatgaaggactcccaaacatttttgtgacctctatcaaagagagtctgaaagggaagaatcctgaagcccactTGGTATATAAAGATGGCAAAGATGATTTTTGATCATGAAATAGATGATCCTACGGAATATGAAACTtctgattgcctaaaagaataatGTTGATTTCGACTTCTgtgtttgtttgatttttatacttgctttgttttatcactttgaatttattttattgctttgtttgctcggaacttaataaaaggaatgaattatttttcgaatatataagtttataagAAATATAGTTGCGGGTATAGTCATTCTCATGATAGGCTACGGCCAGACTAAAGAGATCTAATGATTTATATTCACTCATAGAAGCCCATTGAGTTTAAAAGATACTAGGAGTTGTTCTGCGTCATGCGcagaaatagtaatttttaacataacactttttatttcaaaaaaaaaatttgatttatatttcaacattattaatttatattttaacttcaatagttataagaaatcataaacgtatttttgtaatcttatttttttatttggtataactatttaaatttgattttatttaaattttaataaagataaaattagattttataaaaatggttttaattatattattgtgtttaatgattatttattttaaatatatatatataccttcccatctaattttaaatatatacatatatatatatatatatataaattctaataaatttgacactttttttgttttagttaaactgaaaaatctttttgttaatttaaatgatgaagatgaacagataaatttaaataatgtttaaatatttaactatcaatatttttttgaattagtgttactttatttagtttatttttattaatgtgagatacatatatacatatatattattattttaattgtgatatatgaattattaatatatttaatagtttaccataaataaatatttatatggaaaattgacattaatgatgatatatgagttatttttattatcttatttaaaattcctgcaaaaaatttaaatttttataaggaaattttacatctcacaattaatatgatgtcatgtcattattttctaaaaccatGTCATCTATTTTAAGTGTCATGTCATCTTTTTTTCAGCGAGAATGATTGTAGTGATGACATGTGtataaatcacttcgcaaatatagtcaaGGGGATAAGagtggtttccatattgaaacaatgggcaaaagaaataaaaagttccttttagatatataaaatttgcCCAAGACCATAGAAAAatggtcgagactatacctgcattctctactggTTTTTACTATGTCAAGATCAGGATGATAGAGGCTAAATGCCTGCGAAAaatattcactttatggcataaccggattggccatcctgttTCAAACATAATGCGAAATTGATATACAAATGGGCACACGTTGAAAGGaagaaagagttatcccaaagaatctcacgtgtgtagcatgtacacgaGGGAAACTCATTGATAGGCCTTCACCAGTCAAAGAGACTAAGTAAATAATAAACTGGTAAATACATGTCTCAAgcatttaaatgattatggtatgttcATGGgagtaagtgtggacaatttcgtgatacatgtccataccaagaacggcttggccgaaatcttttattAAATGCATACAACAGATTGCTAGACCAttacttatgaggtcaaaactcccagtCACAGCTTGGatcacacgaaatttacatgcatctaagttaatacgcatcaggccatttagtgagcatagatattccccatcgATTAgataacgggtcaagagccagacatatcccatcgTAAGACATTTGAATGTGCCATCTATATACAAAttactccaccacagagaactaagatgggacctcaaaggaggatgaggatatatgttggatatgattatCCCACGATTAttaagtaccttgagccaaatatgggtgatcagtTTGAGGCCAGGTATACGGATTAGGGGGAGaaagtaataagctggtaaaagagtaaaagagatTACATGGAATTTacatggaatcaaccatcattgtcttggtaAGATcatcggactaaagaatgtgaattagacgtccaaaagataatacatttACAAATGGATCAAGTTGTGGGAGATTTAGAACAGTTACAAATGGAcctccattttttttatattgatattAAACTTAAGAATAAAGTTCTCAACAAAACTTGAGTTGTGGCCTAAATATTTCTGTACAAAATGTGGCCTAAAGCCAACGCTTTAGTTGCCTTAAGACAGGAACGGGCCTGGATGTCACACACGACTCGACGAGGATCAATTCTGATCTACTGTGGATCAACACTTGTTGATCACGCCTCTCAGTTCACTTAGATATGAAAGcacaaacctttttttttctcagaaaGAATTACAACTTCAAAGGTCCTAACTAACTTAATTAACCATCAAAAGATAACCGACCACTAACTTAATTAACCATCAACTATTAGAAATAACCGACCACTAATTTAAATAACTAGCAACTATTACCTCTTAAACTATAGTCTATCAGAATAGCTGGTATTTCAAATCTAGATATTAGCTAACATATAAAATATCCatataaatcatataatataaccAGCTAATTTACGAATGATCCAAAAAATTGCATTATAACCGGCTAACTTACATATcacgtatatatatacataagttAATCTTatcttgtttcaaaaaaaagagttaagttaacattatacaaaacaaaatcaaggaaaatgaatacaaaaacatatatattttagccggctaaatatatacatatattctcTGTTTGTTTTCTAGACAAGAATCATCAAATAGAATCTATTGAACTACaatacatagatttttttaGCTCTTTTTATGAGCACACAAACTCAACTTCCTTCACTCCAGTCACAAACTCGCTCCAATCAGACACCGTATCAGAAGACTTGGTttcaccaaaaccacaaaaggaagaagaagatgagaaaatTGGAGAGTTGGCTCGTTTTTAATTGTTAATTTGTTCCCTTTGGGATCAACCCTTGCATGTAGAAAACAAAATGGTCGACACGGTTCTTCCAAAGACATGTCTATGCGCCACCATataatcaaattcaaaactaaTATGTTTTCATGCATGTGACCAAAGACAAAGAAACTTGTTTTTTCACCTCGAACATGAACAAGTTGTGGAAAGATAAAAGTTCTTAAATCAaactgagaattttttttttgaaatttacaaaaaaaaggttgagatttggatatataaagaaGAAATGGCAAGACCAAAAAGACAAGGTTGATTAAGCTTTAAAGATGCGTTGCTAGCGAAGTTGAGCTGGCGTATTTTAAAGAACCCGGAGTGTCTCCTCGCAAGATGTCTCCTCGGGAAGTATTGTCAACTGGGATGGATGCTGTGATCAGGAGAGGCAATAAACGTCTGGCCATAACCATGGCTTTCCCATTGTGAACAACTGAGACCAATAGGTCCAGTACCAGAGGCCCTACAACAACTTAAAGTATCAGATTTACTATTGCCTGGTAGTTCTGACTGGGATACAGGAAATATCGACCGTTATTTACCTTTCCACAAAATTCTGACTGGGATACAACAACTTAAAGTACGACTTCGGTCTCCTCGCCCCTCATGGCAGAAACTTTGGCTGTTATAAAATCCATGAACTCTGCCCTTGCTCGCGGTTTAGACGACATCTCGATACTCACAGACTCTCAGATCCTCGCTAATACGATCAACAAGAAGGAGATGAAGCTCGAGATCTATGGAGCATTAATTGATATCTACCTCCTATCCTTTTCATTTAAgtctattttgttttctttcatccCACGATCGGCAAATGTTCGGGCCGATTCAGTGGCTAAACAAGCCCTTTGGACCTTAAACTCTGGTCAAGTTTTTTCTAATAAAGTTAccgtttgaacaaaaaaaaaaaaaaaaaaaaaaaaagagagaatgaaAATTGTGTGAGAGAGAACTTTATTCAAGATTATCATTACGAATCTCTTAGGTTccataagaaaagaaaacaagacaTAAGGTTATTACCGTCATTTCGCATGGTCAGGAGCTGAGTTTCACACTTGAGCCTGTGTTTTTTTCATGCATGCAAATTACGGAATTTTTGTAGAATTTATGTGCAAATCGTTTTTAATTAGCAttataaaattatcataaaaacaaatacacaTAAACATCAATATATGTAACTATATgctattttatacatttaaccAAATTATGCAATCACTTgcttttaattaattacaagGTTTTAACTTGGCTTTAATTTGCGAAATTATTCACCTAAACATGTTCTATAATTTAGCTATTTAATTTATCCTTCAAAAATTCTATATGAATTTACTGGAAAAACGAATACTAATATTATAACTGTTCCATCGGGAAAAGGCAAAGTAATAATTGAATTAAAAAGCAAAATGTGGAAAGGGAATTTTACTTTTAACCAAGCTCTCTCGAAAGTTCCTCTAAAACTAATAAGTCacgacaaaaatattttctaacgCCTCAATTTATTATTTGCGTCAATAAAACTATTTCTAGAACTATTTTTTATACATTTAGAAATCAGAACTATACTACAATGAAAGTTTTTCTACTCACAGATTCTCTATTTCTCAAAACTGGCCCCGTAATTTCTTACTTCCTCTATATTAAACACCCAGAGAAACAAAAGTATCTTTTATTTGCTATAAAAGCCCTCGCACTTACACTTTCCTTCCAAATTCTCCACCCACAAaacctcttttctctctctctctctctcaaaatcaGAAACATGGAGGTTTCAGAGAGGAAGCCTTATTtcatcgaagaagaagatgagttgGCTTCTTCTTTATCGGAGATGGAAGCTGGGTTTTCTGGTAACAGGGTAAACTCACAAAACGGCAGCGTTCCAAGTCCTTTCTCTTACGTCAGGATGAACAGTTTCAGCAAAAACACGAACTCCTATTACAACAACTACAACCATCCAAGTTATTATCACCATCAATACTCTGTTTCCTCTCCGAGATCCGCCGTTTCTGGAAGATTCCATGATTTCAGATTCGATAATCGACAGCCTCATTTCTTGGATTCGTGTTTCCTCTGTAAGAAACCACTCGGTGACAACAGAGACATCTACATGTACAGGTAAACATTTAGATCTATGCATCAGATCTCATCTAAGATTTT encodes:
- the BNAC08G08950D gene encoding FCS-Like Zinc finger 1, with amino-acid sequence MKVFLLTDSLFLKTGPVISYFLYIKHPEKQKYLLFAIKALALTLSFQILHPQNLFSLSLSLKIRNMEVSERKPYFIEEEDELASSLSEMEAGFSGNRVNSQNGSVPSPFSYVRMNSFSKNTNSYYNNYNHPSYYHHQYSVSSPRSAVSGRFHDFRFDNRQPHFLDSCFLCKKPLGDNRDIYMYRGDTPFCSEECRQEQIERDEAKEKKQNLSYSVNSAMRRKEQRSSSSSPTRSRGYSCHNGTIAAA